The following proteins are co-located in the Candidatus Nanosynbacter sp. HMT-352 genome:
- a CDS encoding DUF5663 domain-containing protein, with protein sequence MFEITDEFLAQAGFGSLPADKKEQMRKDVTNSVQDKIIRKILLAVGEAKLDEFMKLLDGDDVSAVLNWCVNNGVNLTEIVQTSMNETMIELQKLYNDALNMIRG encoded by the coding sequence ATGTTTGAAATTACTGACGAATTCTTAGCACAGGCTGGTTTTGGATCATTGCCTGCGGATAAAAAAGAACAGATGAGGAAAGATGTAACTAACAGCGTCCAGGATAAGATCATAAGGAAGATTTTACTGGCTGTTGGCGAAGCGAAGCTGGATGAGTTTATGAAATTACTGGATGGCGACGATGTTTCTGCGGTATTGAATTGGTGTGTAAATAATGGTGTTAATTTGACGGAAATTGTTCAAACCTCGATGAATGAGACTATGATTGAGCTACAAAAATTATACAATGACGCGCTGAATATGATTCGCGGATAG
- a CDS encoding DUF5663 domain-containing protein, which yields MFQLNEEFLKELGLDQLPEDQQKSLLQHIYSELELRVGERLSQGMSDAQLEEFAGIIDKTPGAVDDFLMKHAPNYQQEPMLQKMSQASGLPVDDPRLKDEFAATKWLEVNRPDYRDVVAAVMADLKKEIIANKDAILGSVQA from the coding sequence ATGTTCCAACTGAATGAAGAATTTCTTAAAGAATTGGGGCTGGATCAGCTGCCAGAAGATCAGCAAAAATCGTTGCTGCAGCATATTTATAGTGAATTGGAGCTTCGAGTTGGCGAACGATTGAGCCAAGGGATGAGTGATGCTCAGCTGGAGGAGTTTGCGGGAATTATCGATAAAACTCCTGGTGCTGTGGATGATTTTCTGATGAAACATGCGCCTAATTATCAGCAGGAACCAATGTTGCAGAAAATGTCACAAGCTTCAGGTTTGCCAGTTGACGATCCGCGTCTGAAGGATGAATTTGCAGCTACTAAGTGGCTAGAGGTTAACCGACCAGATTATCGTGACGTTGTGGCTGCGGTTATGGCCGACTTGAAGAAGGAAATTATAGCGAATAAAGATGCTATTTTAGGTTCAGTCCAAGCGTAA
- the fmt gene encoding methionyl-tRNA formyltransferase: MTKTSPKIVFFGTENYSLITLEALVEEGFNVVCVITKPDTKRGRGHKLTEPPVKTFAKSHNIPVLQPSKVSEITDYIKQLQPVTGVLVAYGKIIPQSIIDLFTPGIINVHPSLLPKYRGPSPIESAIANRDTETGVSIMQLDSKMDAGPIYTQTRQSLTGKETKFELYDKLFHEGTSLLIKNLPNIINGSLQPTPQDDSQASYCQLLNKDDSWLDTERMTAAEAEAHVRAHLGFPRSRMTIDDRDIIITKSHCDKTPNSHLDKKFADGNYLIIDELIAPSGKTMTAEDYLRGYK; encoded by the coding sequence ATGACAAAGACATCGCCGAAAATAGTATTCTTTGGGACTGAAAATTACAGTCTAATTACTTTAGAAGCTCTCGTTGAAGAGGGATTTAACGTTGTTTGCGTCATCACCAAACCCGACACCAAGCGCGGTCGCGGACACAAGCTTACCGAACCTCCAGTAAAAACATTCGCCAAGTCTCACAATATTCCAGTTTTGCAGCCAAGCAAAGTCAGTGAAATTACCGACTACATAAAACAACTTCAGCCAGTAACGGGCGTTTTGGTTGCGTACGGAAAAATCATTCCCCAGTCAATTATCGACTTGTTTACACCGGGAATTATCAACGTCCACCCTTCTCTACTACCAAAATATCGAGGACCTTCACCTATTGAATCAGCTATAGCCAATAGAGATACCGAAACTGGCGTATCGATAATGCAACTTGATAGTAAAATGGATGCCGGTCCTATATACACCCAAACTCGACAATCCCTCACTGGAAAAGAAACAAAGTTCGAGCTGTACGACAAATTATTTCACGAGGGCACTTCTCTGCTAATAAAAAACCTGCCAAACATCATCAATGGGAGTCTTCAACCAACACCACAGGACGATTCTCAGGCTTCGTACTGCCAATTATTAAACAAGGACGATTCGTGGCTCGATACGGAACGTATGACCGCCGCCGAGGCCGAAGCCCACGTTCGCGCACACCTCGGGTTTCCACGTAGTAGAATGACAATTGACGATCGAGATATCATCATCACGAAATCTCATTGCGACAAAACTCCGAATTCTCATCTTGATAAAAAATTTGCCGACGGCAACTATTTAATTATCGACGAGCTCATCGCACCCAGCGGAAAAACAATGACCGCTGAAGATTACCTAAGAGGCTACAAATAA
- the def gene encoding peptide deformylase: MTKDDIITLPNPHLRQKSSKIHVVTNDVVKLADEMTAAALDWEDSRPHEISAALAAVQVDKLERVVIVRADFERKSTRDFITLINPEIVKYEGEIVEDFEGCLSVKSIYGKVPRYSKIRVKAMNLDGEEVRIKAEGFLARVLQHEIDHCNGLVFIDHIKDKKDAFYTLDKKGELQPLDYDKDIAENSILWD; the protein is encoded by the coding sequence ATGACAAAAGACGATATTATCACATTACCAAACCCACATCTTCGCCAAAAATCATCGAAAATCCACGTTGTTACTAATGATGTTGTAAAACTGGCAGACGAAATGACCGCAGCCGCGCTGGACTGGGAAGATTCCAGACCTCACGAAATTAGCGCTGCCCTCGCTGCCGTGCAAGTCGACAAATTAGAGCGTGTCGTGATTGTTCGAGCTGATTTTGAAAGAAAATCAACTCGCGATTTCATCACTCTTATCAATCCAGAAATCGTGAAATATGAAGGCGAAATTGTTGAAGACTTTGAGGGATGCTTAAGCGTTAAAAGCATTTACGGAAAAGTTCCCCGCTATAGTAAAATTCGCGTAAAAGCCATGAATTTAGATGGTGAGGAAGTACGAATTAAAGCCGAAGGATTTTTGGCGCGCGTATTACAGCATGAGATAGACCACTGTAATGGATTAGTTTTTATAGACCATATTAAGGATAAAAAAGACGCTTTTTATACGCTCGATAAGAAAGGCGAGTTGCAACCGCTAGATTATGACAAAGACATCGCCGAAAATAGTATTCTTTGGGACTGA